A region of Aliivibrio fischeri DNA encodes the following proteins:
- a CDS encoding succinylglutamate desuccinylase, with amino-acid sequence MDRIAFIKDTLDFSKPIKSTTWLLSNGTQVNHLARGIIEIVPKNPSSKAIVLSSGIHGNETSPIEILNNIINDIQDGSLVLQHPCLFIYGHPEATHQHIRFIDTNLNRLFSHYQAPDDAIQEVAIANQLMSSVDDFYAKYSEKEKWHLDLHCAIRRSKHYTFAIHPFNRHYQRSEPLLQFLKQSQIEACLYSDAPASTFSWYSAEHHGAHAATVELGKVSRMGENDFSLLSGFIQELKRFISSSDTNATELSNREIAEYQVTRSIMKKSDEFEFSFAADLSNFTYFEEGESLALDGVDHYKADSGGESVVFPNANVEIGHRACLLVQKCK; translated from the coding sequence ATGGATCGCATTGCATTTATTAAAGACACACTGGATTTCTCTAAGCCAATAAAGAGCACAACTTGGTTATTAAGCAATGGAACGCAAGTTAACCATTTAGCTAGAGGAATCATCGAAATTGTTCCTAAAAATCCATCAAGTAAAGCGATCGTTTTATCTTCAGGCATTCATGGAAATGAAACCTCACCAATTGAAATCCTTAATAACATAATCAATGATATTCAAGATGGCTCATTAGTATTGCAGCATCCATGTTTGTTTATCTATGGGCATCCAGAAGCAACGCATCAACATATCCGATTCATTGATACCAATTTAAATCGATTGTTTTCACACTACCAAGCACCAGACGATGCTATTCAAGAAGTCGCTATTGCTAATCAATTAATGTCTTCTGTTGATGATTTCTATGCTAAATATTCTGAAAAAGAAAAATGGCATTTAGATCTGCATTGTGCGATTAGGCGTTCTAAACATTATACTTTTGCAATACATCCTTTTAATCGTCATTACCAACGCTCTGAACCATTACTTCAATTTTTAAAACAGAGTCAGATAGAGGCGTGTTTATATTCAGACGCGCCAGCATCTACTTTTAGTTGGTACAGCGCAGAGCATCATGGAGCACATGCGGCGACGGTTGAACTAGGGAAGGTATCCCGAATGGGAGAGAATGATTTCTCGTTGCTGAGTGGTTTTATTCAAGAGTTAAAGCGATTTATTTCTTCTTCAGATACGAATGCTACAGAATTAAGCAATAGAGAGATTGCTGAGTATCAAGTCACTCGAAGCATTATGAAAAAAAGTGATGAATTTGAGTTCTCTTTTGCAGCGGATTTATCAAACTTTACCTATTTTGAAGAGGGCGAGTCATTAGCTCTTGATGGTGTTGACCACTACAAAGCAGATAGTGGTGGTGAATCGGTTGTATTTCCTAATGCCAATGTAGAGATTGGTCATAGAGCGTGTTTGCTCGTACAAAAGTGTAAATAA
- a CDS encoding YajQ family cyclic di-GMP-binding protein — translation MPAFDIVSEVDNVELKNAVDNATRELATRFDFRGVDASFELKGENIKIKAEDDFQLSQLVDILRGNLAKRGVDARAMDIKDAVHSGKNFYQDIDFKQGVDTLIAKKLVKEIKASKIKVQAAIQGEQLRITGKKRDDLQAVMALVREGDFGQPFQFTNFRD, via the coding sequence ATGCCTGCTTTTGATATTGTCTCTGAAGTTGATAATGTAGAACTGAAGAATGCGGTTGATAACGCAACACGTGAACTTGCAACTCGCTTTGATTTTCGTGGCGTTGACGCTAGCTTTGAACTTAAAGGCGAAAACATCAAAATCAAAGCTGAAGATGATTTCCAACTGTCTCAACTAGTTGATATTCTTCGTGGTAACCTAGCAAAACGTGGCGTTGATGCTCGTGCTATGGATATCAAAGATGCGGTTCACTCAGGTAAGAATTTTTACCAAGACATCGATTTTAAACAAGGTGTTGATACGCTAATTGCTAAGAAATTAGTAAAAGAAATCAAAGCATCTAAAATCAAAGTTCAAGCAGCGATTCAAGGTGAACAACTGCGTATCACTGGTAAAAAGCGTGATGATCTACAAGCGGTAATGGCATTAGTTCGTGAAGGTGATTTTGGTCAACCTTTCCAATTCACTAACTTCCGTGACTAA
- a CDS encoding 3-deoxy-7-phosphoheptulonate synthase, with product MPFQTDELRTQPLGPMPTPAELTTAHPITDDVAEHIEQSRAQVEAILTGKDKRLLVVVGPCSVHDTEAALDYAQRLANIQEQYKDELFIVMRTYFEKPRTIVGWKGLITDPNLDGSYALEAGLHKARKLLLDINKLGLATATEFLDMITGQYIADLITWGAVGARTTESQIHREMASALSCPVGFKNGTNGNIQIAMDAIRAAKASHFFYSPDKQGRMTVYRTAGNPFGHVILRGGNDKPNFDIDSVTDACQRLADVDLPPHLIVDFSHANCQKKHRRQLDVAKDICAQIESGSNKVVGIMAESFIVEGNQPMTDLNNLTYGQSITDPCLSWEDTVAMLDMLSNTIKTSR from the coding sequence ATGCCATTTCAAACAGATGAACTTCGTACTCAGCCTCTAGGCCCAATGCCAACGCCAGCTGAGCTTACGACTGCTCACCCTATTACGGACGATGTTGCTGAACATATCGAGCAATCTCGTGCGCAGGTTGAAGCAATTTTAACTGGCAAAGATAAGCGCCTTTTAGTTGTTGTGGGACCATGCTCTGTACACGATACAGAAGCAGCATTGGATTACGCACAACGCTTAGCAAACATTCAAGAACAGTATAAAGATGAGCTTTTCATCGTTATGCGTACTTATTTTGAAAAACCGCGCACGATTGTGGGCTGGAAAGGCTTAATTACTGATCCTAATTTAGATGGCAGCTATGCACTTGAAGCTGGCTTACATAAGGCTCGTAAACTACTCCTTGATATCAACAAACTGGGTTTAGCTACAGCGACTGAGTTTTTAGATATGATCACAGGTCAGTATATTGCTGATTTGATCACTTGGGGTGCTGTTGGCGCTCGTACAACTGAATCTCAAATCCACCGTGAAATGGCATCTGCATTATCATGCCCTGTCGGTTTCAAAAACGGTACAAATGGTAATATTCAAATTGCTATGGATGCGATTCGTGCAGCGAAAGCTTCTCACTTTTTCTACTCGCCAGATAAACAAGGCCGTATGACAGTTTACCGCACTGCGGGTAACCCATTTGGTCATGTGATCCTTCGTGGTGGTAATGATAAGCCTAACTTCGATATCGATTCAGTGACAGATGCCTGTCAACGTTTAGCGGATGTTGATTTGCCTCCTCACCTAATCGTTGACTTTAGCCATGCTAACTGTCAGAAAAAACACCGCCGCCAGCTTGATGTAGCCAAAGATATTTGTGCTCAAATCGAATCTGGTAGCAATAAAGTTGTTGGTATTATGGCTGAAAGCTTCATTGTTGAAGGCAACCAACCAATGACGGATTTAAATAACCTAACTTATGGTCAATCTATTACAGACCCATGTTTAAGTTGGGAAGATACCGTGGCTATGTTAGACATGTTATCGAATACTATTAAAACATCTCGTTAA
- a CDS encoding putative PEP-binding protein, with the protein MTDTILPTLNRVASLPSYQSETDSDASLYVSIAALIQEHLFYHPKAVIKAPEMTSIDAQSFAAIIESAADGKTHFIDTLANVILSNVTEATKEIKIAFSDADSAAFAGLLAGQLEEKEANPMMGVRGVTRYASDASADQFALECEVIKKVIANTSASVQIVVPFVRNLSDAATIIDRLAIQGLPRGLDSLKVHFVCDVPAAALMADKLLQYFDGMVINVDTLTQFTLGVDKQNEALEHHFDPQNDAVIHLIGHAIQSANKANKPVLTTIDELAQNPRIQELLEQLNVVDVVVTA; encoded by the coding sequence ATGACAGACACAATTTTACCAACACTTAATCGTGTTGCGAGTTTACCTTCATATCAATCAGAAACAGACTCAGACGCTTCACTGTATGTATCTATTGCTGCATTAATTCAAGAGCATTTGTTTTATCACCCAAAAGCAGTAATCAAAGCACCTGAAATGACGTCAATTGATGCTCAAAGTTTTGCTGCAATCATTGAAAGCGCAGCAGATGGAAAAACGCATTTTATTGATACACTAGCAAACGTGATTCTATCGAATGTTACTGAAGCGACAAAAGAAATTAAAATTGCATTTTCAGATGCGGATAGCGCCGCTTTTGCAGGCCTTCTTGCGGGTCAACTAGAAGAGAAAGAAGCCAATCCAATGATGGGAGTTCGAGGAGTAACTCGATACGCTTCTGACGCTAGCGCCGATCAATTTGCACTAGAGTGTGAAGTGATCAAAAAGGTCATTGCAAACACATCAGCAAGTGTGCAAATCGTCGTACCATTTGTTCGTAATTTAAGTGATGCTGCAACCATTATTGATCGCTTAGCGATTCAAGGCTTACCGCGTGGTTTAGATAGTTTAAAAGTACACTTTGTGTGTGATGTGCCAGCTGCTGCATTAATGGCAGATAAATTACTGCAATACTTTGATGGTATGGTGATTAATGTTGATACATTAACCCAGTTTACATTAGGCGTTGATAAGCAAAATGAAGCACTAGAACATCATTTTGATCCACAAAACGATGCGGTTATCCACCTTATTGGGCATGCTATTCAATCAGCGAATAAAGCAAATAAACCAGTATTAACCACCATTGATGAACTGGCTCAAAACCCTCGTATTCAAGAGCTGTTAGAGCAACTGAATGTCGTAGATGTTGTAGTTACCGCGTAA
- a CDS encoding S1-like domain-containing RNA-binding protein: protein MVKIGQINKLEVTKTVDFGVFLDGEDFGSILLPSRFVPEGTEVGEALDVFIYFDSENEVVATTETPKAQVGQFGLMNVIGTNSIGAFVDWGIAKKDLLIPFSEQRGRLNEGQSILVYVYTDKASGRIVGTTRFNKWLDKTPANYEKGQQVDILIAERTDLGYKAVVNGEHWGLIFHSDVFGKLFIGKQLKAFISDVREDGKISLSLQRPGKARMDDLSEKVIATLEKKDGFLPLSDKSSPDAIFAEFRTSKGTFKKTIGGLYKAGKITIEKDGIHLVK from the coding sequence ATGGTTAAAATTGGTCAAATCAACAAATTAGAAGTAACAAAAACCGTAGATTTTGGTGTCTTTTTAGATGGCGAAGATTTTGGTTCAATTCTTCTTCCAAGTCGTTTTGTTCCAGAAGGCACAGAAGTAGGCGAAGCACTGGATGTGTTTATCTATTTTGATTCAGAAAATGAAGTGGTAGCAACAACTGAAACGCCAAAAGCACAAGTGGGTCAATTTGGACTAATGAACGTGATCGGTACAAACAGTATCGGTGCATTTGTGGATTGGGGCATTGCTAAAAAAGATCTGCTTATTCCATTTAGTGAGCAACGTGGTCGTTTAAATGAAGGTCAATCAATCCTTGTTTATGTATACACAGATAAAGCCTCTGGTCGTATCGTAGGAACAACACGTTTCAACAAGTGGTTAGATAAGACACCAGCAAACTACGAGAAAGGTCAACAAGTTGATATCTTAATTGCTGAGCGAACGGATCTTGGTTACAAAGCCGTAGTGAATGGCGAGCATTGGGGATTAATTTTCCACTCTGATGTATTTGGCAAACTGTTCATTGGTAAGCAACTAAAAGCATTCATTAGTGATGTGCGTGAAGATGGTAAAATCTCATTATCGCTTCAACGTCCAGGTAAAGCACGTATGGATGACTTAAGTGAAAAAGTGATTGCGACATTAGAGAAGAAAGACGGTTTCTTACCGCTAAGTGATAAATCATCACCAGATGCAATTTTTGCTGAGTTTAGAACCAGTAAAGGCACGTTTAAGAAAACTATTGGTGGTTTATATAAAGCAGGCAAGATCACCATCGAAAAAGACGGTATTCATTTAGTTAAATAA
- a CDS encoding diguanylate cyclase yields the protein MPQSRLQRLSFLQPIIILLLVGMAAISLTFSVKNFKSVEKTIKTSSFQAFNNSIEASYDIVDTALNESIKRYLKGIVTTSAEFISQIQNSPVLSAEQKKRVIQDYINDSKIGDTGYPYILNSNGDLLYHPIFQGRNVGQYLHIQQQIGNDDNFVEYLWTNPGDEKPRKKITYSVYLPDSDLIVSASAYKDELLHFIDKSLLKGKLNKYQYGETGYVYVIDLDGKLLLHPSYEGENVRDLIGSHADGLLEKIRQSAHAYNLQMNQHQTTSSDHSRMDIEDYTYQITLDNKTYQKDVLFIYYPYLDWAIISGISRDELNQPTNTLLYSLLTLVISLTTLILILMLLLNHRHRKLINVLNRDYLTGLYNRGTFHSKVSPLIKSSNSNNKFKPYSIILLDIDFFKRINDNYGHLVGDKVIAIVGRTMAQYPNVLAGRYGGEEFILFIRDNDIESVIEFTDQIRTQISNYNTLHEDITLSAGITTINKPNVLLDDVIEQADKALYYSKHNGRNKITHYQDI from the coding sequence ATGCCTCAATCTCGTCTTCAGCGCTTATCGTTCTTACAACCAATTATCATCTTACTCTTGGTTGGGATGGCTGCTATTTCACTCACGTTTAGTGTCAAAAACTTTAAATCTGTTGAAAAAACAATCAAAACATCATCCTTTCAGGCATTCAACAACTCAATTGAAGCCAGTTACGATATTGTAGACACTGCACTTAATGAGTCTATTAAACGTTATTTAAAAGGCATAGTGACAACCTCTGCTGAATTTATTTCTCAAATTCAAAACTCTCCAGTATTAAGTGCTGAGCAAAAAAAAAGAGTCATACAAGACTATATTAACGACAGCAAAATTGGAGACACTGGCTATCCTTACATTCTAAACTCGAATGGGGATTTACTGTACCACCCTATCTTTCAGGGTCGTAATGTTGGCCAGTACCTGCATATTCAGCAACAAATTGGCAATGATGATAATTTTGTTGAGTATTTATGGACAAACCCTGGAGATGAGAAGCCAAGAAAGAAAATCACTTACTCGGTTTACTTGCCTGATTCTGATCTTATCGTATCGGCAAGTGCTTATAAGGACGAACTTCTTCACTTTATTGATAAAAGCTTACTTAAAGGCAAGTTAAATAAATATCAATATGGTGAAACTGGTTATGTCTATGTCATCGACCTAGATGGTAAGTTATTGCTTCACCCTAGCTATGAAGGCGAAAATGTTCGTGACTTAATTGGTTCTCACGCTGATGGACTGTTAGAAAAAATACGTCAGTCTGCTCATGCGTACAATTTACAGATGAATCAACATCAAACCACTTCAAGTGATCATTCTCGTATGGATATTGAGGATTACACTTACCAAATTACTTTAGATAATAAAACGTATCAAAAAGATGTGTTGTTTATCTATTACCCTTATTTGGACTGGGCGATCATTTCAGGTATTTCTCGAGATGAATTAAATCAACCAACCAATACATTGCTATATAGCTTGCTGACTTTAGTGATCAGCTTAACGACTTTAATCTTGATTTTGATGTTGTTACTTAACCATCGCCATAGAAAATTAATTAATGTACTTAATAGAGACTATTTAACTGGCTTATACAACCGTGGGACGTTTCATAGCAAGGTATCGCCACTCATAAAATCGAGTAACAGTAATAACAAATTTAAACCCTATTCGATTATTTTATTGGATATCGATTTCTTTAAACGTATTAATGATAATTACGGACATCTAGTTGGCGATAAGGTGATCGCTATCGTGGGTAGAACAATGGCTCAATACCCTAATGTATTAGCTGGTCGTTATGGTGGTGAGGAGTTTATTCTTTTTATTCGAGATAATGACATTGAGTCAGTGATTGAATTTACTGACCAAATACGTACGCAAATCTCAAACTATAATACGCTTCATGAAGACATTACCTTGAGTGCAGGGATTACGACAATTAATAAACCAAACGTACTATTAGATGATGTAATTGAACAAGCGGATAAAGCGCTATATTACTCAAAACATAATGGACGTAATAAAATCACTCACTATCAAGATATATAA
- a CDS encoding LysM peptidoglycan-binding domain-containing protein, protein MKVWDEKLEDFVDLDELESEITKPKKQPTYRNAFYKPVEDGFITPEQKAKQEQPHNEPVVEKSAPVAAYEYNIEIACAQEDLVTYQIGAFSLGKTDNEPLISSWKKSASQAGFTLLTASIMVNEPKTLYREFFSLSGQALSFKEVTPVKKGVGTHTESFVPIKTAVQVGEQLGWPTAGFYYHFVDDKLAHEYQIVGNDASTFFVTQSSVDQLSSSLLSDHQYNFILIPWKINNSPVTRQHLLYLPQKMTQQEFAELNATWLDENACLLDVETIVKSKNESVLVREKTDNNSVAYVIQSGDSLWKIAHQQGTTIENLVELNPQYKGKEGQIKVGDTLVIELKKNENTAASAHVVVLNGDGNRETWDEIAKQHCMAPRSYLN, encoded by the coding sequence ATGAAAGTGTGGGATGAAAAGCTAGAAGATTTTGTTGATCTTGATGAACTAGAAAGCGAAATAACTAAACCCAAGAAGCAACCAACGTATAGAAATGCTTTTTATAAACCAGTTGAAGATGGTTTTATTACACCAGAGCAAAAAGCCAAACAAGAACAACCTCATAATGAACCAGTAGTAGAAAAGAGCGCTCCAGTTGCTGCGTACGAATACAATATTGAAATAGCGTGCGCACAAGAAGATCTTGTTACGTATCAGATAGGTGCATTTTCACTTGGAAAAACAGATAACGAACCATTAATTAGTTCATGGAAAAAATCCGCATCACAAGCAGGTTTTACTCTATTGACTGCGTCTATTATGGTTAATGAGCCTAAAACACTTTATCGTGAATTCTTTTCATTAAGTGGTCAGGCTCTTTCATTTAAAGAGGTTACTCCTGTTAAAAAAGGAGTAGGAACACATACCGAATCTTTTGTTCCTATTAAAACAGCCGTTCAAGTAGGTGAGCAACTTGGTTGGCCAACGGCTGGTTTTTATTACCATTTTGTTGATGATAAATTAGCCCATGAATATCAGATCGTAGGTAATGACGCATCTACTTTTTTTGTTACTCAATCGAGCGTAGATCAGTTAAGTTCATCGCTTTTATCTGATCATCAGTACAATTTCATACTTATTCCTTGGAAAATCAATAACTCACCGGTAACAAGGCAGCATTTATTGTATTTACCACAAAAAATGACTCAACAAGAGTTTGCAGAGTTAAACGCAACTTGGTTAGATGAAAATGCCTGCCTATTAGATGTAGAAACCATAGTTAAATCAAAAAATGAAAGCGTATTAGTGCGTGAGAAAACAGATAATAATTCAGTAGCTTATGTGATTCAATCTGGTGATTCGTTATGGAAAATAGCCCATCAACAAGGGACAACTATTGAGAATCTTGTTGAACTAAATCCTCAATACAAAGGAAAAGAAGGGCAGATAAAGGTAGGTGATACCCTTGTTATTGAACTAAAGAAGAATGAAAACACCGCAGCCTCTGCTCATGTTGTGGTACTAAATGGAGATGGTAATAGAGAAACATGGGATGAAATAGCCAAGCAGCATTGTATGGCCCCAAGGAGTTACTTAAACTAA